A window of Diorhabda carinulata isolate Delta chromosome 7, icDioCari1.1, whole genome shotgun sequence contains these coding sequences:
- the LOC130896476 gene encoding uncharacterized protein LOC130896476 — MKPNYRNQSNQPYSGASGAYRRAGNSPRGKFSRKRSGPRPPPWADKPRGRYYRSPKKSSSSTSSSKLSGIQLMVALNDYPKLVMTDDQLTLLEDQILEAIDRIEDANFRPQFLDCKRETGSLLVRCNNDSTVSWLKDTVPTLNLWEGVELKIIDSVPTTKDVSKVIVPVNYPLNFFTTEQLDKLQTDILKEIDKIPIGSFMPQFISCIKDRGALKFNCNNLPSSEWLKTTIPTLENWQDVEMLILDPEAIPVRSTLQLWIPGPVEEPDQVLERLERQNKGLNTQDWQILSKSVEEGGQKLFVTVDDSVLDALRKIDFNPFLNFTRVKIKRLGRYKPRQQKNDDKNEGPDTAYIDSKEENEDPMSGDIGEFTAIDEVTGDAETEETTVKKEEN, encoded by the coding sequence ATGAAACCTAATTATCGCAATCAATCAAACCAACCGTATTCGGGAGCTTCAGGAGCATACCGAAGAGCGGGAAACTCTCCAAGAggaaaattttcaagaaaaagatcgGGACCAAGACCTCCGCCGTGGGCAGATAAACCTCGCGGTCGTTATTATAGATCGCCTAAAAAATCCAGTAGCTCTACTTCATCTTCTAAACTTTCTGGAATACAACTTATGGTGGCTTTAAACGATTATCCGAAGCTTGTAATGACCGACGATCAGTTAACTCTATTGGAAGATCAAATATTGGAAGCAATCGATAGAATTGAAGATGCTAATTTCAGACCACAATTTTTGGATTGCAAAAGGGAAACTGGATCTTTATTAGTACGATGTAACAACGATTCCACCGTTTCTTGGTTAAAAGACACGGTACCGACTCTAAATTTATGGGAAGGAgtggaattaaaaataatcgattcgGTACCAACGACAAAAGACGTTTCAAAAGTAATAGTACCAGTAAATTACCCTTTGAACTTTTTCACAACGGAACAATTGGATAAATTACAAACGGATATTCTGAAAGAAATCGATAAGATCCCGATTGGAAGCTTCATGCCTCAATTCATAAGTTGTATCAAAGATCGAGGAGCGTTAAAATTCAATTGCAACAATTTACCAAGTTCCGAATGGTTAAAAACGACCATACCGACTTTGGAAAATTGGCAAGACGTGGAAATGCTGATCTTAGATCCTGAAGCGATACCGGTAAGGAGTACTTTACAATTATGGATCCCGGGACCCGTAGAAGAACCGGATCAAGTACTAGAAAGATTGGAACGACAAAATAAAGGATTAAATACGCAAGATTGGCAAATATTGAGTAAAAGCGTAGAAGAAGGCggtcaaaaattatttgttacagTGGACGATTCAGTTTTAGACGCACTAAGAAAAATCGATTTCAATCCTTTCTTGAATTTCACCAGAGTTAAAATTAAACGTTTAGGTCGATACAAACCTCGTCAACAGAAGAACGACGATAAAAACGAAGGACCCGATACGGCGTACATCGATTCTAAAGAAGAAAACGAAGATCCGATGTCTGGGGATATCGGTGAATTTACAGCCATAGATGAAGTAACTGGAGATGCAGAAACAGAAGAAACTACCGttaaaaaggaagaaaattaa
- the LOC130896477 gene encoding uncharacterized protein LOC130896477, with amino-acid sequence MKHNRYNKPNYPYSYRPSPWAYDEYSYGRDHRSQSWTNGSRAPSPPRSQRWRPPPPKRKQNGGSHSDAKKSKKDDKPSGIQMFVTTVEFPTTSLTEEQLELLQTSILNEITKIAAEDFHPQFLDCFKRRGNLIIVCNNQDSVNWLKTTVPTLAPWEGAQCKALEPSEVPNLMDILITIPGDLDADTLLHRIEKQNEDIQTANWNLTSKKQDESKKNTTYTFAVEENVVEQIKKLNYKLFINFSRIHVRYLGSLRSKDKSKSENDEVKTDEAEEKTEGAEIKTENADAATEELNIDPEEIVGSLTNEELKAVTDAN; translated from the coding sequence ATGAAACATAATCGATACAACAAACCAAACTACCCTTACTCTTACAGACCCTCACCATGGGCCTATGATGAATATTCTTACGGACGGGATCATAGATCTCAATCTTGGACGAACGGTTCGAGAGCTCCAAGTCCGCCGAGGTCTCAAAGATGGAGACCTCCGCCGCCGAAACGTAAACAAAACGGCGGATCGCATTCCGATgctaaaaaatcgaaaaaagacGATAAACCTTCAGGTATACAAATGTTTGTAACAACTGTGGAATTTCCAACTACAAGTTTAACCGAAGAACAATTGGAACTATTACAAACCTCAATTCTAAacgaaattacaaaaattgccGCCGAAGATTTCCATCCTCAGTTTCTAGATTGCTTCAAAAGAAGAGGCAATCTTATCATCGTTTGCAACAACCAAGATAGTGTGAATTGGCTGAAGACAACAGTGCCTACTTTAGCCCCTTGGGAGGGTGCTCAATGCAAGGCTTTAGAACCGAGCGAAGTACCAAATTTGATGGATATTCTTATAACTATACCTGGAGACTTGGATGCTGATACTTTACTACATCGGATCGAAAAACAAAACGAAGACATCCAAACGGCCAATTGGAATTTGACTAGCAAAAAACAAGATGAATCCAAGAAAAATACCACGTACACGTTTGCCGTTGAAGAGAACGTCGtcgaacaaattaaaaaattaaattacaaactTTTCATCAACTTTTCAAGAATTCATGTCAGATATTTGGGTTCTTTGAGATCGAAAGATAAAAGCAAAAGCGAAAACGACGAAGTAAAAACTGACGAAGCGGAAGAAAAAACCGAAGGAGCGGAAATAAAAACCGAAAACGCAGATGCCGCAACCGAAGAACTCAATATCGATCCGGAAGAAATAGTTGGATCATTAACTAATGAAGAACTCAAAGCTGTCACTGATGCAAATTGA
- the LOC130896288 gene encoding TBC1 domain family member 25, with the protein MSGVFGYSREAVRVKVKKFEGNQPVEMRKFSVDPQITSIEVLRSILAKAFDLKTDFTVFFKIYDINGYESYMPILSEWDLDAAFLKAHNASVATNTEPCLSLKVDLCRKSYDDREIKQNVPFITQIKTATSQEAKPSPRLHGIFNQVGKTLNMVQRAFNLGEEVNNTALQPPRQPLSDAEFRRFLDPVGQIVYAKELRSVIYFGGIDPSLRKVVWKHLLNVYPSGMTGKERMDYIKKKASEYIDLKETWKTAIAQGQVAGELAYTTGMVRKDVLRTDRHHPFYAGSDDNQNIAALFNILTTYALNHPKVSYCQGMSDLASPLLVTMNDEAHAYICFCALMQRLCTNFMIDGIAMTQKFTHLAEGILYYDLEFYNYLKIHQADDLLFCYRWLLLEMKREFAFEDSLRMLEVLWSSLPADPPEKELKLFDTLFQPSVSNTPPVSPLVKTPRENAYTKIIALRRQSSSMSLNSGNANQKVKRQNHSFDESINKSKTVSGIKTKYQSLDDAVLRNSDDSSPKSPKNSEVSNSSLKFVELRSRSISPIEQKSDSVILNNRINCHQTLNKKSASLSSSMTNLIRNSKRSGHFKDLKQKLFSSLDRLDSTHSIKEEEENRPQQGLLVKNLNEFFKLSSDAKSDLSDKPKITLTKSSIDDSENSSSSRHFSSTNNSSDDTSPDDSQDYYPVTTSVTRELKLELEHLDRTVFGEKIVDRLSESPINDKNITKQVESKENKRSDNVFVWENPLHQKSQNTPDEQAEIDFETAPGPTSNGIVPNMTNSCEEVTEAIKIPSLLPPPTEFGGGNPFLMFLCITLLMQHRDHIISKSMDYNEMAMHFDKMVRKHNVVRVLNQARQMYARYMKQHSIAQQRLDFEDC; encoded by the exons ATGTCAGGAGTATTTGGATATAGCCGTGAAGCAGTAAGGGTAAAAGTTaag AAATTTGAAGGTAATCAACCTGTAGAAATGCGCAAATTCAGTGTAGATCCCCAAATCACATCAATTGAAGTATTACGAAGTATTTTAGCGAAAGCCTTTGATTTAAAAACAgattttacagtattttttaaaatatatgatataaacGGCTATGAATCATATATGCCTATATTGTCTGAATGGGATCTAGATGCAGCATTCCTCAA agCTCATAATGCATCTGTAGCTACTAATACAGAACCATGTTTATCACTTAAAGTTGATTTATGTAGGAAAAGTTATGATGATagggaaataaaacaaaatgtccCTTTTATTACGCAAATTAAAACAGCAACAAGTCAAGAAGCTAAACCTTCCCCGAGATTGCATGGGATCTTTAATCAA GTCGGTAAAACACTTAATATGGTCCAAAGGGCGTTCAATCTTGGAGAAGAAGTTAATAACACTGCACTACAACCACCAAGACAACCATTATCAGATGCAGAATTTAGAAGGTTTCTGGATCCTGTAGGACAAATTGTCTATGCTAAAGAACTAAGATCTGTTATTTATTTTGGAGGAATTGATCCCAGCTTAAG GAAAGTTGTGTGGAAGCATTTGCTTAATGTCTATCCAAGCGGTATGACGGGTAAAGAGCGAATGGATTATATCAAGAAGAAGGCATCCGAATATATAGACTTGAAAGAAACGTGGAAGACTGCCATCGCTCAAGGTCAAGTGGCTGGAGAATTAGCTTATACCACTGGAATGGTTAGAAAGGATGTATTGAGAACAGACAGACATCATCCATTTTATGCTGGCAGTGATGACAATCAAAATATTGCTGCCCTATTCAATATACTTACCAC CTATGCCCTCAATCATCCGAAAGTAAGTTACTGTCAGGGCATGAGCGATTTAGCATCACCACTATTAGTGACTATGAACGACGAAGCTCACGCCTACATTTGTTTCTGTGCATTGATGCAACGACTTTGTACTAATTTTATGATAGACGGAATCGCCATGACACAAAAATTCACTCACCTAGCAGAAGGAATTTTGTATTACGATCTCGAATTTTATAACTACCTAAAAATACATCAg gCTGATgatcttttattttgttaccGTTGGCTTCTACTAGAAATGAAACGGGAATTCGCTTTCGAAGATTCCTTGAGGATGCTCGAAGTATTGTGGAGCTCTCTTCCTGCCGATCCACCAGAAAAAGAACTGAAGTTGTTTGATACGTTATTTCAACCTTCGGTATCTAACACACCGCCGGTTAGTCCTCTAGTTAAAACCCCAAGGGAGAACGCTTATACCAAGATAATAGCTTTGAGAAGACAGAGTAGTTCGATGTCTCTGAACAGCGGTAATGCCAATCAAAAAGTTAAAAGACAAAATCACAGTTTCGACGAATCTATCAATAAGAGTAAAACGGTTTCCGGTATCAAAACGAAATACCAAAGTTTGGACGACGCGGTTCTACGAAATTCGGACGATTCGAGTCCTAAATCGCCCAAAAATAGTGAAGTATCGAATAGTTCGTTGAAATTCGTCGAACTTAGATCGAGATCTATATCGCCGATAGAACAAAAGTCTGATTcggttattttgaataataggATTAATTGTCatcaaacattaaataaaaaaagcgCAAGTTTATCATCGAGTATGACGAATTTGATTAGGAATTCCAAAAGGTCGGGTCATTTTAAGGATCTGAAACAGAAATTGTTTTCGTCTTTGGATCGATTGGATTCGACGCATTCCAttaaggaagaagaagaaaatagacCACAACAG GGACTTTTGGTGAAGAATCTAAATGAATTCTTCAAACTTAGCAGCGATGCAAAAAGTGATTTATCGGATAAACCAAAAATCACCCTCACCAAATCTAGTATCGACGATTCCGAAAACTCCAGTTCATCCCGACATTTTTCATCGACTAATAATAGCAGCGACGATACCAGCCCCGACGATTCGCAAGATTACTACCCCGTAACGACTTCCGTTACAAGGGAATTAAAATTGGAATTGGAACATTTGGATCGAACTGTGTTCGGTGAAAAAATCGTCGATAGATTATCAGAATCtccaattaatgataaaaatatcacCAAACAAGTCGAATCGAAGGAAAATAAAAGAAGCGACAATGTTTTTGTATGGGAAAATCCGCTTCATCAAAAAAGTCAAAACACACCGGACGAACAAGCGGAAATCGATTTCGAAACAGCTCCGGGACCTACTTCCAACGGTATAGTGCCGAATATGACGAATTCCTGCGAAGAAGTTACCGAAGCTATCAAAATACCATCTCTTTTACCACCCCCGACTGAATTCGGAGGCGGTAATccgtttttgatgtttttgtgCATTACATTGTTGATGCAACACCGTGATCATATCATAAGCAAATCGATGGACTACAACGAAATGGCGATGCATTTCGATAAAATGGTGAGGAAGCACAACGTCGTTAGAGTTTTGAATCAAGCTAGACAGATGTACGCGAGGTACATGAAGCAACACAGTATAGCTCAACAGAGGTTGGACTTCGAAGATTGTTAG